The Kitasatospora setae KM-6054 genome contains a region encoding:
- a CDS encoding sensor histidine kinase gives MRWAMVKAAIAGTVMVALAFLIPLGLMVQQTARDRAFTAAERQAAALGPALAITTDQQAVAKAMASTDAGTRERLAVHLPGGITVGPARTDNDQPPPSTDPQGVTPTVHSGTARVAGGYVLLQPVAVDRGGIAMVEVFIPNADLSRGVGTAWLVLSGVALALVAVSVAVADRMGTRIIRSARRLATAARSLGSGNLSVRVPVEGREAAGAPEELREAAYAFNAMADRVVHLLAAERELAADLSHRLRTPLTVLRLNAAALGHGDAADATRHAVSQLEREVDQIIRTARRQPEDAPPVALGCDAVEVLRDRVAFWSALAEDEGRPWRLAGDEAPAPVPVQRGDLAAAVDALLGNVFRHTAVGTAFAVDLVATEGAVVLLVGDAGPGFTDPAQAIRRGAGHGGEGSTGLGLDIVRKLAEGTGGEVLLGRSAVLGGAEITVRINIRTEVELPKQQRRRTSRPARRD, from the coding sequence CTGCGCTGGGCGATGGTCAAGGCCGCCATCGCCGGCACCGTCATGGTCGCGCTGGCGTTCCTCATCCCGCTCGGCCTGATGGTCCAGCAGACCGCCCGCGACCGGGCGTTCACCGCCGCCGAACGGCAGGCCGCCGCGCTCGGCCCGGCCCTGGCCATCACCACCGACCAGCAGGCCGTCGCCAAGGCGATGGCCTCCACCGACGCCGGCACCCGGGAGCGGCTCGCCGTCCACCTCCCCGGCGGCATCACGGTCGGCCCGGCCCGGACCGACAACGACCAGCCGCCGCCCAGCACCGACCCGCAGGGCGTCACCCCCACCGTCCACTCCGGCACCGCCCGGGTGGCCGGCGGCTACGTGCTGCTCCAGCCGGTCGCCGTCGACCGCGGCGGGATCGCCATGGTCGAGGTGTTCATCCCGAACGCCGACCTGTCGCGCGGCGTCGGCACCGCCTGGCTGGTGCTCTCCGGCGTCGCGCTCGCCCTGGTCGCGGTGTCCGTCGCGGTCGCCGACCGGATGGGCACCCGGATCATCCGCTCCGCCCGCCGCCTCGCCACCGCCGCCCGCTCGCTCGGCTCCGGCAACCTCTCGGTCCGGGTCCCGGTCGAGGGGCGGGAGGCGGCGGGCGCGCCCGAGGAGCTCCGGGAAGCCGCCTACGCGTTCAACGCGATGGCCGACCGGGTCGTCCACCTGCTCGCCGCCGAACGGGAGCTCGCCGCCGACCTGTCGCACCGGCTGCGCACCCCGCTCACCGTGCTCCGGCTCAACGCCGCCGCACTCGGCCACGGCGACGCCGCCGACGCCACCCGGCACGCGGTCTCCCAGCTGGAGCGCGAGGTCGACCAGATCATCCGCACCGCCCGCCGCCAGCCCGAGGACGCCCCACCGGTCGCCCTCGGCTGCGACGCCGTCGAGGTGCTCCGCGACCGGGTCGCCTTCTGGTCCGCGCTCGCCGAGGACGAGGGACGGCCCTGGCGGCTGGCCGGCGACGAGGCGCCCGCGCCCGTCCCGGTGCAGCGCGGCGACCTGGCCGCCGCCGTCGACGCGCTGCTCGGCAACGTCTTCCGGCACACCGCCGTCGGCACCGCCTTCGCCGTCGACCTGGTCGCCACCGAGGGCGCCGTCGTGCTCCTGGTCGGCGACGCCGGACCAGGCTTCACCGACCCGGCCCAGGCCATCCGCCGCGGCGCCGGACACGGCGGCGAGGGCTCCACCGGCCTCGGCCTGGACATCGTCCGCAAGCTCGCCGAGGGCACCGGCGGCGAGGTGCTGCTCGGCCGCTCCGCCGTCCTCGGCGGCGCCGAGATCACGGTGCGGATCAACATCCGCACCGAGGTCGAGCTGCCCAAGCAGCAACGCCGCCGGACGAGCCGGCCGGCCCGCAGGGACTGA